In Leopardus geoffroyi isolate Oge1 chromosome D1, O.geoffroyi_Oge1_pat1.0, whole genome shotgun sequence, a single window of DNA contains:
- the LOC123600456 gene encoding putative olfactory receptor 56B2, with amino-acid sequence MFQHPGDSNISKFQVSEFILMGFPGIHTWQHWLSLPLALLYLLALTANILILIIINQEAILHQPMYHFLGILAVVDMGLATTIMPKILAILWFSAKAISLPECFAQMYVIHCFVGMESGIFVCMAIDRYVAICKPLHYPAIITESFVVKATVLMALRNTLTTIPVPVLAAQRHYCSQNQIEHCLCSNLGVTSLSCDDRTINSIYQLLLAWTLMGSDVALIFLSYVLILHSVLKLNSSEAASKALSTCTSHLILILFFYTVVIVISITHNATMTFPLVPVLLNVLHNVIPPALNPMVYALKNKELRQGLYKLLKLNIKGNERGRGSLR; translated from the coding sequence ATGTTCCAGCATCCCGGAGATTCCAACATCTCTAAGTTCCAGGTCTCTGAGTTCATTCTGATGGGATTCCCAGGCATTCACACCTGGCAGCactggctctccctgcccctggctctgCTCTACCTCTTAGCTCTCACTGCCAACATCCTTATCCTGATCATCATCAATCAGGAGGCCATACTGCACCAACCTATGTACCATTTCCTGGGGATCCTGGCTGTGGTAGACATGGGACTGGCTACCACCATCATGCCCAAGATTTTGGCCATCTTATGGTTCAGTGCCAAGGCCATCAGTCTCCCTGAGTGTTTTGCTCAGATGTATGTCATACATTGTTTTGTGGGCATGGAATCAGGTATCTTTGTCTGCATGGCTATAGATAGATATGTAGCCATTTGTAAACCACTACACTATCCAGCAATAATCACTGAATCTTTTGTGGTCAAAGCAACTGTGCTCATGGCCCTCCGAAATACCCTAACTACCATCCCAGTGCCTGTGTTGGCTGCTCAGAGACACTACTGCTCACAGAACCAAATTGAGCACTGCCTGTGCTCTAATCTTGGAGTCACTAGCTTATCCTGTGATGACAGGACAATTAACAGCATCTACCAGCTACTTCTGGCATGGACACTGATGGGGAGTGACgtggctttgatttttttatcaTATGTTTTGATACTTCATTCAGTGCTGAAACTGAACTCATCAGAAGCTGCTTCCAAAGCCCTAAGTACCTGCACTTCCCACCTCATCCTAATCCTATTCTTCTACACAGTTGTCATTGTCATTTCTATCACCCATAATGCAACAATGACATTTCCCCTTGTCCCAGTTCTACTCAATGTATTACACAATGTCATTCCTCCTGCCCTCAACCCCATGGTATATGCACTCAAGAACAAGGAGCTCAGGCAGGGCTTGTATAAGCTTCTGAAGCTGAACATCAAAGGCAACGAACGTGGAAGGGGCTCACTTAGGTAA